The nucleotide window TTCCCAAGACAGCAGTACCTGTTTCTTCTCCATATCCACTATACCTTTCCAGTTCTTCACAGCAGGACGTTTACCAGTTTCAAACCAAACATCTCCGCTGATATCTTTCGACTTATTACCGCTATCGTCCCATACCATCAGCTCGTAGAAATAGGTGTCACCCAATACCACAGCCGTATCCAGAAAGGATTCCCGGAGATGGGCAGTATCCCATGCCCCTACTTCGCGGCGGCTGCTGTCTTTGGCATTGATACGGTACAGCGTGTATTTCACTACATCTTCGCTGGTGCTGTTGTTCCATTGCAACACTACGCCGTTTAAACTATCGGAGCGTACAGCCCTGGTAAACACCGGTGTAGAAGGGGCAATAGTATCCGGCCTTTTGAGCGCCAACACCGCCGTATAGGCGGAGGTGTTATAGTTTTTATCGAGTGCTATTATTTTGTAGAATACTTTGGAAGTGAGGGTATGTAGCGTGATCGTATCCTTAAAAGTGGGCTCAGTAAGGATTTCCTGCGTTGCTTCGGTAAACTCTTCTTTAGCGCTGTTGCCCCTGAACACACGATAACCTTTGAGGTCTTTTTCTGTATTGTTATCCCACTTCAGCGTTACTACTCCGGTGGAGTCTACGGTACCGGCCAATCCGGTAGGTGCCGCCGGCGGAATGGTATCAATCAGCTGAGCGAAATAAGGGAAGGAATAAATCGCCTTTCCTCTTTTGGTGATTCCTTTTATCTTGTAATAGTTGGATGCCAGCGGTTTGGGATCAGTAAAACTATATACCGGTGTTTTGTCAGTCTTAAAAGTGGCTATCGGTAAATAAGGACCACTACCCTTTTCGGAACGGGTGACAATGATAGAAGAAAGATTTTTGGCGAGATCGCCGGGCAACAACCAGCGAAGCTCAATCTTTTTATTGTCGATAACGATGATGGTGTCCATAATGGGCCTTTCGGACACGGCAGGCACGCCCATGCCCATTACAACCTGTGAGTAGGGACCATATTCACCAAAAGGAGTAATCCCTTTTACGCGGTAATAGTATTTCACATCATTGTCCGGCAGTGAATCCTGATAATAGGAAAACCCGGCTGCATCAGGAGCAGTAGGAACAACGGGCAGATCTGTTACCGGCCGGAATGTTTTGCCATCAGTACCTCTTTCTACCACATACGCAGAATACATGCCTCTGTTGAAGTTGGTGAGCCAGCCCAATGTAGCGGTACTGTCTGCACAAACGATGGCCAGTTCCGGCGGACGGCCCAGCAGTATGGGTTCATTGAGCGCTGTTACCACAATGGCGGTATCGATGATCAGGTTTTTAGGTTGTTGTCCAACACTGATGCGGTAAGCATAGCGTTCACCAGGCCGTACGGTAGTATCTTCCAGAAAAAGGCCGGCACTTCTTGCCGCGGCCACCGACATATCACAGGCCAGCAGGGCCATGCTCATACGCCAGTCGTTCTGGCTCTGGTTTTCAAACCAGGAGCCGATCCCTTCTTCAGGCTTCACTTTCTTAGCTCCTTCTCCATAAATCAGTTCCGCGACCATCGCTATACGGTCATCTTTCTGCGCAGCGGTCTCCATCTGTTTCAGCGTATAAGGCTTCAACGGTTGTGGTGTCAGCAGTACCGGTTGCGGATGTGGTACCAGCACCCCGTTGACGGAAGTCGTAAAACGTTCTACCGTGTAGCCGTACTTGTTACCTATCTCCCAGGCAATATATCCTGCCGGAGACCAGCGCAGCTGGATCTTTCCGGGCTTGGGATTTGCCAGGCCCACAATACGGTGCTCACTTTGCTGCTGCTGTGCACTGGCGGTGTGCCGGCCCATCAGCAACAACCCCACAGATAACAACCCGGTAAATAGTATACGGTACATTGGATATTATAATTTATAGTAAATGCTTCGTGTAATCGATGATGTTATATTGTTTTTTCCAGGCAGTCTGTATTGCAGTTCAACCGGATAGAACTGGTTGCCCTGCAGGTCCGGGAAGAGCGATGTCATCAGACGGCTGATAGCCGGTGTTGCCTGTCCGCCACTGAGGTAATAACGATTGGCTTTGTTGAGCAACTCATGATAATCATCATTGGCCACAAAAGAAACGTAATACATAAAGCGGCAGCGGCCTGGTCTGGATGGTGCATACCCATCGTTGATAGCACCATCTTCCAGTTTATAGCTGGCGATATCGTTGTTATACAGCCGTACAGCATCCAGCGGCGGGATGCCACCGGTGACAGTAAGGTCCCTGGTGATATTGATAGACGGATGGAACGGATAATTGTTGTACAACAGCGGCATCAGCTGGTTTTGCAGCCATCCGTTGTTGGTGCCGGCTCTCAGCGTGATCATCGGTTTGGTAGAGAAAGTAGCATCCCCTTCGATCTCAAATTTGTCAAAGGTTTCTTCTGCATCAAAACGTTGTCCGATGACACTGATGTAATTGGTGGCGATATCAAACATATCCCGCGGATCAGAAGTGGCGTTCATTTTCTCCGCAAAAGTGCCGTAGCGGCTGGTGCGGAAACTATATGCGATCACTTCTTTGGTAGCAGCGGAGGTAGCATTACCTTTCAGCGCTTTCTGGGAGAAAGTGGTGGTATCTCCCTCTTCACTGATGGTAGTGGTATTTTTGGTCACCACGTTGTTGGCCGCTTTTTCACCGTCCAGTGAGGCACGGGTGATGCTAAATCCGTAGATGGTTTCCCTGGACAGATTCGCCGGGATATCGAAACCTACTTCCGCAGCATTTTCACTGTAAGACACTGGTACATCCATCGCCTGGCCTTGTGCAGCCGTCATTGCGGCGGTCACTTTCCATTTTTTACCGGAGCCGTCTACCGGCGCAAAGAGATCGGGCTGACCACGTTTTAATTTGATGTATCCTTTGTTGTACTCTTTTG belongs to Chitinophaga sp. HK235 and includes:
- a CDS encoding fibronectin type III domain-containing protein; the protein is MYRILFTGLLSVGLLLMGRHTASAQQQQSEHRIVGLANPKPGKIQLRWSPAGYIAWEIGNKYGYTVERFTTSVNGVLVPHPQPVLLTPQPLKPYTLKQMETAAQKDDRIAMVAELIYGEGAKKVKPEEGIGSWFENQSQNDWRMSMALLACDMSVAAARSAGLFLEDTTVRPGERYAYRISVGQQPKNLIIDTAIVVTALNEPILLGRPPELAIVCADSTATLGWLTNFNRGMYSAYVVERGTDGKTFRPVTDLPVVPTAPDAAGFSYYQDSLPDNDVKYYYRVKGITPFGEYGPYSQVVMGMGVPAVSERPIMDTIIVIDNKKIELRWLLPGDLAKNLSSIIVTRSEKGSGPYLPIATFKTDKTPVYSFTDPKPLASNYYKIKGITKRGKAIYSFPYFAQLIDTIPPAAPTGLAGTVDSTGVVTLKWDNNTEKDLKGYRVFRGNSAKEEFTEATQEILTEPTFKDTITLHTLTSKVFYKIIALDKNYNTSAYTAVLALKRPDTIAPSTPVFTRAVRSDSLNGVVLQWNNSTSEDVVKYTLYRINAKDSSRREVGAWDTAHLRESFLDTAVVLGDTYFYELMVWDDSGNKSKDISGDVWFETGKRPAVKNWKGIVDMEKKQVLLSWEYDQPDVKQYHIYRAKNDAPYILYRTIEGTARQSVDDEIILGNIYKYKITAVLKGDAKAVMSREILVKY